A DNA window from Gemella massiliensis contains the following coding sequences:
- a CDS encoding LPXTG cell wall anchor domain-containing protein, with translation MKKNNLFTLLLAGVVTTGISAPYTTLNHNNVANATDKTAATNKTLDIKNLKDGEYSFDVKILNFSNGKAASMADGAVKRENTRLIVRNGQYFIRLSFQPIEHGMGSQKFRGYLGDLKYYSGDKSYADRMKIADNEFKEATIVENYNTNEKDDFFDTYKKHYPSRTAYPKTVEYPVDKNKITADNKLIAFGQVYVPVMDSISEGLGTQNIILNHDFSTLKVIKVTEDPKPVERYVNIHVKDDTIVSPVVRKNVDTIGKLVQENGQEYLVLTYYSKIGEGKNNNGLQNIKYADKAIENAKDSDLKTPTEVKVIQTLKTSESVFEISQAKIPVTGKKEVFVYGDFQYPAGIFRKYGTVTWDDKNVNINKSPKVDAPKLFSLKPVVHGTTVKKAGDPKQEFDFSKDGVDYSPYNGINGDKFKLANNYFFSLEAAFERPSLVNTKTRYLKYTLDGSEPTFSSRDAVARFANANPHKPEFYYNLNIDPFEEGSKVPTTGGNLTLKVKAFSEDGKESSETKTYVLPFDKETLDKTETTVDMDGTKYKATLSSDRKFLLDENARLEATPISEEIINKTLDSKINELGLKNAKTLKLNITKKDGSKFTPTTKNGWNIDENPIFTLKLENYKATTNTHAYIYENGILRPVPTTATVSKSTLQFNVNSDEAYFVIAEKDTKALTEEKVAELKEKAEEAEKILAETTSISTAKSNLEAELQKVKKKIKKNSFTLNAVLLHLENMDKNIKILKSEKTTDIKYLQKNAKTLSDIVDSDILKQLLTPEKLSSLNELKTRVNNSLTDTEALSKNLKDLQTALNTLEYKYPTQDVEFAIKKFHRPEETSMANNVFVNKGKLIFTPTKTYLDIDLKTMIFGSVHAHLLDFDIFKDQLDGEKLPYHVVNKYDDLNSLTGEIGNFNKKLLVELEKDVKTSYDVRVPNDGMGTSRPEAKLVFSTTINRPEAPNDEEMAAKKLKEAVENAKTEIEKLPDLTKEQKEKFVKQLNDAKDINSANKILEDAKKQNEENKSGDNNNNNNNNNNNNNNNNNNNNNNNNNNNNNNNNNNNNNNNNNNNNKPTDNGKKLPSTGIHATATAGLGFLTLLFALVLRRKNNK, from the coding sequence ATGAAAAAAAATAATTTATTTACGTTGTTGCTGGCAGGAGTTGTAACAACCGGTATAAGTGCACCTTATACGACACTCAATCATAATAACGTAGCAAATGCTACCGATAAAACTGCCGCTACCAACAAAACTTTAGATATTAAAAATCTAAAAGACGGGGAATACTCATTTGATGTGAAAATCTTAAATTTCAGCAATGGAAAAGCGGCATCGATGGCAGACGGTGCTGTAAAAAGAGAAAACACACGTCTTATTGTTAGAAACGGGCAATATTTTATAAGACTTTCTTTCCAACCGATTGAACATGGTATGGGAAGTCAAAAATTCAGAGGTTACTTAGGTGATTTAAAATATTACAGCGGTGATAAATCTTATGCTGATAGAATGAAAATCGCTGATAATGAATTTAAAGAAGCAACAATAGTAGAAAACTATAACACTAACGAAAAAGATGACTTTTTCGATACTTATAAAAAACACTATCCTTCTCGAACTGCTTATCCTAAAACAGTAGAATATCCTGTTGATAAAAATAAAATAACTGCCGACAATAAATTAATTGCTTTCGGTCAGGTCTACGTCCCTGTTATGGATTCTATTAGCGAGGGTCTTGGAACACAAAACATTATACTAAATCATGATTTTAGTACACTTAAAGTAATTAAAGTAACAGAAGATCCGAAACCTGTTGAACGATATGTTAACATTCATGTTAAAGATGATACTATAGTATCTCCTGTAGTTAGAAAAAATGTTGATACTATCGGAAAATTAGTTCAAGAAAATGGACAAGAATACTTAGTTCTTACCTATTATAGTAAAATAGGTGAAGGAAAAAATAACAACGGTCTTCAAAATATTAAATATGCGGATAAAGCTATTGAAAATGCTAAAGACTCTGATTTAAAAACTCCTACAGAGGTAAAAGTAATTCAAACTTTAAAAACTTCCGAATCCGTTTTTGAAATTTCTCAAGCTAAAATCCCCGTTACCGGTAAAAAAGAAGTTTTTGTTTACGGTGATTTTCAATATCCGGCAGGTATATTCAGAAAATACGGAACCGTCACTTGGGACGATAAAAATGTTAATATCAACAAATCCCCTAAAGTAGATGCTCCTAAACTATTTTCTCTTAAACCTGTAGTACATGGAACTACCGTTAAAAAAGCCGGTGACCCTAAACAAGAATTCGATTTTTCTAAAGATGGTGTTGATTATTCACCATATAACGGTATTAATGGCGATAAATTCAAATTAGCTAATAACTACTTCTTCTCATTAGAAGCTGCATTTGAACGACCTAGTCTTGTGAATACTAAAACTCGTTATTTAAAATATACCTTAGATGGCAGCGAACCGACATTTTCATCACGAGATGCCGTAGCACGTTTCGCTAATGCAAATCCACATAAACCGGAATTTTACTACAACTTAAACATAGATCCTTTTGAAGAAGGTTCTAAAGTACCAACTACCGGTGGAAACTTAACATTAAAAGTAAAAGCATTTAGTGAAGACGGTAAAGAAAGTAGTGAAACAAAAACTTACGTATTACCTTTTGACAAAGAAACACTTGACAAAACAGAAACTACCGTTGACATGGATGGTACCAAGTACAAAGCTACATTATCTTCTGACAGAAAATTCTTACTTGATGAAAACGCACGTCTTGAAGCTACTCCTATTTCTGAAGAAATAATAAATAAAACACTGGACAGCAAGATTAATGAACTAGGCTTAAAAAATGCTAAAACTTTAAAATTAAATATTACTAAAAAAGATGGTTCTAAATTTACTCCTACTACCAAAAACGGTTGGAATATTGATGAAAACCCAATCTTTACTTTAAAACTGGAGAATTATAAAGCAACAACTAATACTCATGCTTATATCTATGAAAACGGTATTCTTCGTCCGGTTCCGACAACAGCAACAGTTTCTAAATCTACTTTGCAATTCAATGTTAACAGCGATGAAGCATACTTTGTTATCGCTGAAAAAGATACAAAAGCATTAACTGAAGAAAAAGTCGCGGAACTTAAAGAAAAAGCTGAAGAAGCGGAAAAAATTCTTGCTGAAACTACCAGCATTTCTACTGCAAAATCTAATTTAGAAGCTGAATTGCAAAAAGTTAAGAAAAAAATTAAAAAAAATAGTTTTACATTAAACGCTGTTCTTCTTCATCTGGAAAACATGGATAAAAATATAAAAATTTTAAAATCTGAAAAAACAACAGATATAAAATACTTACAAAAAAATGCTAAAACTCTAAGTGATATTGTTGATTCTGATATTTTAAAACAATTATTAACACCTGAAAAACTTTCTTCTTTAAATGAGTTAAAAACACGTGTAAATAATTCATTAACAGATACCGAAGCACTATCTAAAAACCTAAAAGACTTGCAAACCGCATTAAATACATTAGAGTACAAGTACCCTACTCAAGATGTTGAGTTCGCTATTAAAAAATTCCATCGCCCGGAAGAAACTTCAATGGCAAATAATGTATTTGTTAACAAAGGAAAATTAATCTTCACTCCAACTAAAACTTACTTGGATATTGATTTAAAAACTATGATTTTCGGTTCAGTACATGCTCATTTATTAGATTTTGATATTTTTAAAGACCAACTTGATGGAGAAAAACTACCATATCATGTCGTTAATAAATACGATGATCTTAATTCGCTAACCGGAGAAATCGGTAACTTTAATAAAAAATTGCTTGTTGAATTAGAAAAAGATGTAAAAACCAGCTATGATGTTCGTGTACCTAATGACGGAATGGGAACTTCAAGACCGGAGGCAAAATTAGTTTTCTCTACCACCATTAATCGTCCTGAAGCGCCAAATGACGAAGAAATGGCAGCAAAAAAACTAAAAGAAGCCGTTGAAAATGCAAAAACTGAGATTGAAAAATTACCTGATTTAACTAAAGAACAAAAAGAAAAATTTGTTAAACAATTAAATGATGCAAAAGATATTAATTCAGCTAATAAAATCTTAGAAGATGCGAAAAAACAAAACGAAGAAAATAAATCCGGCGATAACAACAATAATAACAATAATAACAATAACAACAATAATAACAATAACAACAATAACAACAATAACAACAATAACAACAATAACAACAATAACAACAATAACAACAATAACAATAATAACAATAATAACAATAAACCTACCGATAACGGTAAAAAATTACCTAGTACCGGTATTCATGCTACAGCCACTGCCGGCTTAGGTTTCTTGACACTGCTTTTCGCTTTGGTTCTTCGTAGAAAAAATAATAAATAA